From a single Streptomyces liliifuscus genomic region:
- a CDS encoding TetR/AcrR family transcriptional regulator, which translates to MPARPMDPRTRRSRSALETALRELIAERDLSQISVSDITKRAGVNRSTFYEHYTDVHDLAAAACTTVFDELVAASPAAVPPATPDGGPPDNPLPDLFAHVAEHAPLYRALLGDDGSARVINHLLQRMTVTAHISRSPAQDTGPYEASVPADGAVRPSPLADDPVAAGSTPHDPAAAFVAGAVLGSVVDWLRHDCPGTPEEMGAALWPLLIGIAAAAGWETERPGSPAAG; encoded by the coding sequence ATGCCCGCACGTCCCATGGATCCCCGCACCCGCCGTTCCCGCTCCGCCCTGGAGACCGCCCTGCGCGAACTCATCGCCGAGCGGGACCTCAGCCAGATCTCGGTCTCGGACATCACCAAGCGCGCGGGGGTCAACCGGTCGACGTTCTACGAGCACTACACGGACGTGCACGACCTGGCCGCCGCCGCGTGCACGACGGTCTTCGACGAGCTGGTGGCGGCCAGCCCCGCGGCGGTCCCGCCGGCCACCCCCGACGGCGGCCCCCCGGACAACCCCCTGCCGGACCTCTTCGCGCACGTGGCGGAACACGCCCCCCTCTACCGGGCCCTGCTCGGCGACGACGGCAGCGCGCGGGTCATCAACCACCTGCTCCAGCGCATGACGGTGACCGCCCACATCAGCCGGAGCCCGGCCCAGGACACCGGCCCGTACGAGGCGTCCGTCCCCGCCGACGGGGCCGTACGCCCCTCCCCCCTCGCCGACGACCCGGTGGCCGCCGGGTCCACCCCGCACGATCCCGCGGCCGCGTTCGTGGCGGGAGCCGTGCTCGGCAGCGTCGTCGACTGGCTGCGCCACGACTGCCCCGGCACCCCCGAGGAGATGGGCGCCGCCCTCTGGCCGCTGCTCATCGGCATCGCGGCGGCGGCCGGCTGGGAGACCGAACGGCCGGGATCCCCGGCGGCCGGCTAG
- a CDS encoding alpha/beta hydrolase, with translation MSFLARPATASLAARAMQRLTALADRRIASSLFGRYPEYPRNTRELTVPTSAGPARAVVYLPDATTTDTDAAPGSTPDLAPPVHVNFHGGGYVLPPIELDDPLCRFLAAEAGVAVVNVDYAVAPQHPFPAPPHQAYEIVRWVAGHGAEHGWDGDRLTVGGQSAGGGLAAAVARQALEAGLDGAPTIALQVLHYPPLDLATHARDKRAAIAKPVLRPWMADVFDSAYVPDPRRRTDRLVSPAHPSDTADLTGIAPAFVVTAEYDLLRAEGVRYAERLRGAGALLDHYDVPGADHGYDQKDAETARSVYALIAAHVRRATTPGPGNTPRENQP, from the coding sequence ATGTCCTTTCTCGCCCGGCCGGCGACGGCCTCCCTGGCCGCCAGGGCGATGCAGCGTCTCACCGCCCTGGCGGACCGGCGTATCGCGTCCTCCCTGTTCGGCCGCTATCCGGAGTACCCGAGGAACACGCGTGAGCTGACGGTCCCGACCTCGGCCGGCCCGGCTCGCGCGGTCGTGTACCTGCCCGACGCCACCACCACGGACACCGACGCCGCCCCCGGCTCGACCCCGGACTTGGCCCCGCCCGTGCACGTCAACTTCCACGGCGGCGGCTACGTCCTGCCGCCGATCGAACTCGACGACCCCCTGTGCCGTTTCCTCGCCGCGGAAGCGGGCGTCGCGGTGGTCAACGTGGACTACGCCGTCGCTCCCCAGCACCCGTTTCCCGCCCCGCCCCATCAGGCGTACGAGATCGTCCGATGGGTCGCAGGGCACGGTGCGGAGCACGGCTGGGACGGCGACCGGCTCACCGTGGGCGGCCAGAGCGCGGGCGGCGGACTCGCGGCGGCGGTGGCCCGCCAGGCCCTGGAGGCCGGGCTCGACGGGGCCCCGACCATCGCGCTCCAAGTCCTCCACTATCCGCCCCTCGACCTCGCGACCCACGCCCGCGACAAGCGCGCCGCCATCGCCAAGCCGGTGCTCCGGCCCTGGATGGCGGACGTCTTCGACTCCGCGTACGTGCCGGACCCGCGGCGGCGCACCGACCGCCTGGTCTCGCCCGCCCATCCCTCGGACACCGCGGACCTCACGGGCATCGCCCCGGCCTTCGTCGTCACCGCGGAGTACGACCTGCTGCGCGCGGAGGGCGTCCGGTACGCCGAGCGGCTGCGCGGGGCCGGTGCGCTGCTCGACCACTACGACGTCCCCGGAGCCGACCACGGTTACGACCAGAAGGACGCCGAAACGGCCAGGAGCGTGTACGCCCTGATCGCCGCGCACGTACGCCGGGCCACGACCCCCGGGCCCGGGAACACCCCGAGGGAGAACCAGCCATGA
- a CDS encoding SDR family NAD(P)-dependent oxidoreductase: MSTSTGLSGKSVVVTGAGSGIGRAAALRFAAEGARVVLADLNAEGAKEAAEEIVAAGGTAVTVVGDLGEQRTVDQVVATAVDTFGGIDVLVNNAGIMDRMSAAGETDDDEWERVLRINLTAPFLLTRAALPHLLANGKGAIVFTASEASLRGSAAGAAYTASKHGVAGLTKSLAVMYRDKGVRTNAIAPGGTVTGIQVQADKDALGPSVIMGHMGNVGRTASADEQAAAIVFLASDAASNINGVILPVDNGWAAV, encoded by the coding sequence ATGAGCACCAGCACAGGACTGTCGGGCAAGTCGGTCGTCGTCACCGGCGCCGGGTCCGGCATCGGCCGCGCCGCCGCCCTGCGCTTCGCGGCGGAGGGCGCCCGTGTCGTCCTCGCCGACCTCAACGCCGAAGGTGCCAAGGAGGCCGCCGAGGAGATCGTCGCGGCGGGCGGCACCGCGGTCACCGTGGTCGGGGACCTCGGCGAGCAGCGGACCGTCGACCAGGTCGTCGCCACCGCCGTGGACACCTTCGGCGGCATCGACGTACTCGTCAACAACGCGGGAATCATGGACAGGATGTCCGCCGCGGGGGAGACGGACGACGACGAGTGGGAGCGCGTCCTGCGGATCAACCTCACCGCGCCGTTCCTGCTCACCCGCGCCGCGCTGCCCCACCTCCTCGCGAACGGCAAGGGCGCGATCGTGTTCACCGCCTCCGAGGCGTCCCTGCGCGGCAGCGCCGCCGGCGCCGCGTACACCGCCTCGAAGCACGGCGTCGCCGGTCTGACCAAGTCGCTCGCCGTGATGTACCGGGACAAGGGCGTACGGACCAATGCCATCGCGCCGGGCGGCACGGTGACGGGCATCCAGGTCCAGGCGGACAAGGATGCCCTCGGTCCGTCCGTGATCATGGGCCACATGGGCAATGTCGGCCGTACGGCGAGCGCCGACGAGCAGGCGGCGGCCATCGTCTTCCTCGCCTCGGACGCCGCCAGCAACATCAACGGCGTGATCCTGCCGGTCGACAACGGCTGGGCCGCCGTCTGA
- a CDS encoding enoyl-CoA hydratase-related protein, with protein sequence MPMLDRQDDVFVLDLGDGENRFHPDWIASVDSALDEVEKAEGPRALVTAATGKFYSSGLDLDWLFAHADQQQEYVAGVQELFARMLSLPVITVAALQGHTFAAGAMFSLAHDFRVMRADRGFWCLPEADINIPFTPGMSALIQSRLTPQTAHEAMTTARRYGGGDALAAALVDRAVPEDAVRSTAVEIARAQVAKAGPTLGTIKSRMYEPVLTTLRNGDNPLG encoded by the coding sequence ATGCCCATGCTCGACCGCCAGGACGACGTCTTCGTACTCGACCTCGGGGACGGCGAGAACCGCTTCCACCCCGACTGGATCGCCTCGGTCGACTCCGCCCTGGACGAGGTGGAGAAGGCGGAGGGGCCGCGCGCCCTGGTGACCGCCGCGACCGGCAAGTTCTACTCCAGCGGCCTCGACCTGGACTGGCTGTTCGCGCACGCCGACCAGCAACAGGAGTACGTCGCCGGCGTCCAGGAGCTGTTCGCGCGGATGCTGTCCCTGCCCGTGATCACGGTGGCCGCCCTCCAGGGGCACACCTTCGCGGCCGGTGCGATGTTCTCGCTGGCCCACGACTTCCGTGTGATGCGCGCCGACCGCGGTTTCTGGTGTCTGCCCGAGGCCGACATCAACATCCCCTTCACACCGGGCATGTCCGCGCTGATCCAGTCCCGGCTGACCCCGCAGACCGCACACGAGGCCATGACCACGGCCCGCCGCTACGGGGGCGGCGACGCCCTCGCCGCCGCCCTCGTCGACCGCGCGGTGCCCGAGGACGCCGTACGCTCGACCGCCGTGGAAATCGCCCGGGCCCAGGTGGCCAAGGCCGGCCCGACCCTCGGCACCATCAAGTCCCGAATGTACGAGCCCGTCCTGACGACCCTGCGGAACGGGGACAACCCCCTCGGCTGA
- a CDS encoding extracellular catalytic domain type 1 short-chain-length polyhydroxyalkanoate depolymerase yields the protein MSATGSSNTVRRPSRSGLAVLFGALVSLLATLLLGAPGASARPEPTTSGATTRAAAPAAVPAAAPDAVPAAALTEVTGFGANPSNLQMYLYVPDSVTANPAVVVAVHYCTGSGPAMYSGTEYASLADRYGFIVVYPSVTRASKCFDVSSPQALRRGGGSDPVGIKSMVDWVTRTYSADTGRIFATGISSGAMMTNVLLGDYPDVFAAGAAFSGVPFGCFATTDGSEWNSACSGGTVIRTPQEWGNLVRAAYPGYTGPRPRMQLWHGTEDDVLRYPNFGEEIKQWTDVLGAGQTPAATDSPQSGWTRTRYGSTGDRAPVEAISLQGVGHNLYAYGMAARVLTFFGLDSSGPGPGPQPGACKVTVTTNAWSTGLTGSVTITNTGTAPIEGWKLAFTLPSGQTITNGWGATYAPASGAVTAANATYNGTIAPNASVGIGYQANHGGNSGAPTAFTLNGTACSVS from the coding sequence ATGTCCGCCACTGGCAGCAGCAACACCGTGAGGAGACCGTCGCGTTCGGGGCTCGCAGTGCTCTTCGGGGCGCTCGTCTCCCTGCTCGCGACCCTGCTTCTCGGCGCCCCGGGGGCCTCGGCCCGCCCGGAGCCGACCACGTCCGGGGCGACGACCCGCGCGGCCGCGCCCGCCGCGGTACCGGCCGCCGCCCCCGACGCGGTGCCCGCCGCCGCGCTCACCGAGGTCACCGGCTTCGGCGCCAACCCCAGCAACCTGCAGATGTACCTGTACGTGCCGGACAGCGTCACCGCGAACCCCGCGGTCGTGGTGGCCGTCCACTACTGCACGGGTTCCGGCCCGGCGATGTACTCCGGAACCGAGTACGCCTCGCTCGCCGACCGCTACGGGTTCATCGTCGTCTACCCGTCGGTCACCCGCGCCAGCAAGTGCTTCGACGTCTCCTCGCCGCAGGCGCTGAGGCGGGGCGGCGGCAGCGACCCCGTCGGCATCAAGTCGATGGTCGACTGGGTGACCCGCACCTACTCCGCGGACACCGGCCGGATCTTCGCCACCGGCATCTCCTCCGGCGCGATGATGACGAACGTCCTGCTGGGCGACTACCCCGACGTGTTCGCGGCGGGCGCCGCGTTCTCGGGCGTACCGTTCGGCTGTTTCGCCACCACCGACGGATCCGAGTGGAACAGCGCGTGCTCCGGCGGAACCGTGATCCGCACCCCGCAGGAGTGGGGCAACCTGGTCCGCGCCGCCTACCCGGGCTACACCGGTCCCCGGCCGCGCATGCAGCTGTGGCACGGCACCGAGGACGACGTCCTGCGCTACCCCAACTTCGGGGAGGAGATCAAGCAGTGGACCGATGTGCTGGGTGCCGGCCAGACCCCGGCCGCCACGGACTCGCCCCAGTCCGGCTGGACCCGCACCCGGTACGGCTCCACCGGTGACCGGGCTCCCGTCGAGGCCATCAGCCTCCAGGGTGTCGGCCACAACCTGTACGCGTACGGCATGGCGGCCCGGGTGCTCACGTTCTTCGGTCTGGACAGCTCGGGCCCCGGGCCCGGGCCCCAGCCGGGCGCCTGCAAGGTGACCGTCACGACCAACGCGTGGAGTACGGGACTGACCGGCTCCGTGACGATCACCAACACCGGCACCGCCCCTATCGAGGGCTGGAAGCTGGCCTTCACCCTGCCCTCCGGGCAGACCATCACCAACGGCTGGGGCGCCACGTACGCCCCGGCGAGCGGGGCGGTGACCGCCGCCAACGCCACGTACAACGGCACGATCGCGCCGAACGCGAGCGTCGGCATCGGCTATCAGGCGAATCACGGCGGCAACAGCGGGGCTCCGACCGCGTTCACTCTCAACGGGACGGCGTGCTCCGTGAGTTGA
- a CDS encoding SGNH/GDSL hydrolase family protein: protein MLTPFVLVLALVVTSSAVVALVAPVEETRATEGDAGRPAVSSAARYWVNTWTAMPQLTEPGNMPPPPFTEDRAVLTDTTLRQTVRVSTGGERVRLRFSNAFGDTALPLTAVTVALPRDGRAGVAAIEPGTLRRVTFGGRGFATVPSGAQVVSDALDFDLRSGSNLTVTAYLAEGQPSLALTSHPGSRTTSYLQKADRTRDLDLPEATPVNHWYLLSDVEVLSGHGTAAVAVLGDSLTDGRGSTTNGNNRWPDRFLDRLHARPATSDVAVLNQAAGGNRVLNDGLGPNVLARLDRDVLSRSGVSWLVVFEGVNDIGTAAATQAAQRSVTAELTAAYEQIVVRAHAQGIRVYGVTLTPFGGNAMYDDPDGHRESARQAVNSWIRTSGTFDAVIDFDRAVRDPRDPRRLLSTLHDGDWLHLNPEGYRALAAAVPLRLFQQVPARPDIG from the coding sequence CTGCTCACCCCCTTCGTCCTCGTCCTCGCCCTCGTCGTGACCTCGTCCGCAGTGGTCGCGCTGGTCGCCCCGGTCGAGGAGACCCGGGCCACGGAAGGGGACGCCGGCCGCCCGGCGGTGTCGTCCGCCGCCCGGTACTGGGTCAACACCTGGACCGCGATGCCGCAGCTCACCGAGCCGGGCAATATGCCGCCCCCGCCGTTCACCGAGGACCGTGCCGTCCTGACCGACACGACCCTGCGGCAGACCGTTCGCGTCTCGACCGGGGGCGAGCGTGTGCGGCTGCGCTTCTCCAACGCCTTCGGCGACACCGCGCTGCCGCTGACGGCGGTGACCGTGGCGCTCCCGCGCGACGGACGGGCCGGGGTCGCCGCGATCGAGCCCGGCACCCTGCGGCGGGTGACGTTCGGCGGGCGTGGGTTCGCGACCGTGCCCTCCGGAGCCCAAGTCGTCTCGGACGCACTGGACTTCGACCTCCGGTCGGGCTCCAACCTGACCGTCACCGCCTACCTCGCCGAGGGCCAGCCCTCCCTCGCGCTCACCTCGCACCCGGGATCACGCACCACCTCGTACCTCCAGAAGGCCGACCGCACAAGGGACTTGGACCTGCCGGAGGCGACTCCCGTCAACCACTGGTATCTGCTCAGCGACGTCGAGGTGCTCTCAGGACATGGCACGGCGGCGGTCGCCGTCCTGGGCGACTCCCTCACGGACGGCCGCGGTTCCACCACCAACGGGAACAACCGCTGGCCGGACCGGTTCCTGGACCGGCTGCACGCCCGGCCCGCGACCTCGGACGTCGCGGTGCTCAACCAGGCCGCCGGCGGCAACCGCGTCCTCAACGACGGCCTCGGCCCCAACGTCCTCGCCCGCCTCGACCGTGACGTCCTGTCCCGCAGCGGTGTCTCCTGGCTGGTCGTCTTCGAGGGGGTCAACGACATCGGCACCGCCGCGGCCACGCAGGCCGCCCAGCGCAGCGTCACCGCCGAACTGACCGCCGCGTACGAGCAGATCGTGGTCCGCGCGCACGCTCAGGGCATCCGGGTGTACGGCGTCACGCTGACGCCGTTCGGCGGCAACGCCATGTACGACGACCCCGACGGGCACCGTGAGTCGGCCCGGCAGGCGGTCAACTCCTGGATCCGTACGAGCGGGACGTTCGACGCGGTCATCGACTTCGACCGTGCCGTCCGTGACCCGCGGGACCCGCGCCGGCTGCTGTCCACCCTGCACGACGGGGACTGGCTGCACCTCAACCCGGAGGGCTATCGGGCGCTGGCCGCGGCCGTCCCCCTGCGGCTCTTCCAGCAGGTTCCCGCGAGGCCCGATATCGGTTGA
- a CDS encoding maleylpyruvate isomerase family mycothiol-dependent enzyme: MTERADRIIGALRSGHDYLTTVVHGGLAAADLDRPSGASEWTVAQVLSHLGSGAEIGLAVLEGSLSGAGPKDMDFNKSVWARWDAMSPAEQAAGFVTSNEALVRAYEDLDAQTRQDLRIDLGFLPAPVDVATAAGMRLSEFANHSWDVEVAFDRTVGLARAATEPLLDQVGMLIGFLGKADALDGRHVRVAVRTTSPERSFGLDLGDAVALTDEPAEPDAVLSAPAEWWLRLVTGRHAPANTPNGVAVTGDGLTLDDLRRVFPGF; the protein is encoded by the coding sequence ATGACCGAACGTGCCGACCGGATCATCGGTGCCCTGCGCAGCGGACACGACTACCTCACCACCGTCGTGCACGGCGGCCTTGCCGCCGCCGACCTCGACCGGCCCTCCGGGGCGTCGGAGTGGACCGTCGCCCAGGTGCTCAGCCACCTCGGCAGCGGTGCGGAGATAGGCCTGGCCGTCCTGGAGGGCTCGCTGAGCGGCGCCGGGCCCAAGGACATGGACTTCAACAAGTCCGTGTGGGCGCGCTGGGACGCGATGTCCCCGGCCGAGCAGGCCGCGGGGTTCGTCACCTCCAACGAGGCGCTGGTGCGCGCCTATGAGGACCTCGACGCGCAGACGCGCCAGGACCTGCGGATCGACCTCGGATTCCTGCCCGCACCCGTGGACGTGGCCACCGCCGCGGGCATGCGGCTCAGCGAGTTCGCCAACCACTCGTGGGACGTGGAGGTCGCCTTCGACCGGACCGTGGGCCTGGCGCGGGCGGCGACCGAGCCGCTCCTCGACCAGGTCGGCATGCTCATAGGCTTCCTCGGCAAGGCCGACGCCCTCGACGGCCGGCACGTCCGCGTCGCCGTCCGCACCACGTCCCCCGAGCGCTCGTTCGGGCTCGACCTGGGCGACGCGGTCGCGCTCACCGACGAACCGGCCGAGCCCGACGCCGTGCTCAGCGCGCCTGCCGAGTGGTGGCTGCGGCTCGTCACGGGCCGCCACGCGCCCGCGAACACGCCCAACGGTGTGGCCGTCACCGGGGACGGCCTGACCCTGGACGACCTCCGCCGGGTGTTCCCCGGCTTCTGA
- a CDS encoding MarR family winged helix-turn-helix transcriptional regulator, which translates to MADSSALADQPEHEPTGGDGLSGGDGLSGGDGLSADDAGLLPAELRAWMRLLAAAGAIEQSLRSRVKDAMGISHDEFLVLCLLADQPGSSLRMTRIAELLGRPKTRLTYQVACLQHAGLISKNSACGDRRGIEVTLTDKARRLLSEASRPLADAVSEAIARTACAQRYAQLHDLLPAHPFPAAEGHGAEKPE; encoded by the coding sequence ATGGCCGACTCCTCCGCCCTCGCCGACCAGCCCGAACACGAGCCGACGGGCGGAGACGGGCTGTCGGGCGGAGACGGGCTGTCGGGCGGAGACGGGCTGTCGGCGGACGACGCCGGGCTGCTCCCGGCCGAGCTGCGGGCCTGGATGCGTCTGCTGGCCGCGGCCGGGGCGATCGAGCAGTCGCTGCGTTCGCGGGTCAAGGACGCCATGGGGATCTCGCACGACGAGTTCCTGGTGCTGTGCCTGCTGGCCGACCAGCCCGGCTCCAGCCTGCGGATGACGCGGATCGCGGAGCTGCTGGGGCGCCCGAAGACGCGGCTGACCTATCAGGTCGCCTGTCTGCAGCACGCGGGGCTGATCAGCAAGAACTCGGCCTGCGGCGACCGGCGCGGCATCGAGGTGACACTCACGGACAAGGCCCGCCGTCTGCTGAGCGAGGCCTCGCGCCCCCTGGCCGACGCCGTCTCCGAGGCCATCGCCCGGACGGCCTGCGCCCAGCGGTACGCGCAACTGCACGATCTGCTGCCTGCGCACCCGTTCCCGGCGGCCGAGGGGCACGGCGCCGAGAAGCCGGAGTAG
- a CDS encoding YceI family protein — MTVAVETGLWQLDPARTTVAIKHRTMWGMVNVKGVFAGVTGEGEVQPDGSARGTITLDAASLDTKNRKRDEHLHGSDFFDADRHPSLVFAVRNATVRQDDTVEISGQLTARGISRPQTVTARVTGATASAVTLTAEFTVDREQFGMGWNQLGMIRGLTTVTATLAFTRTSA; from the coding sequence ATGACCGTCGCCGTAGAAACCGGCCTGTGGCAGCTCGACCCCGCCCGCACCACCGTCGCGATCAAGCACAGGACGATGTGGGGCATGGTCAACGTGAAGGGCGTCTTCGCCGGGGTCACCGGCGAGGGCGAGGTCCAGCCCGACGGCAGCGCCCGCGGCACGATCACCCTGGACGCGGCCTCCCTGGACACCAAGAACCGCAAGCGCGACGAGCACCTGCACGGCAGCGACTTCTTCGACGCCGACCGGCACCCCTCCCTCGTCTTCGCCGTCCGCAACGCGACGGTCCGCCAGGACGACACCGTCGAGATATCCGGTCAGCTGACCGCCCGTGGCATCAGCCGCCCCCAGACCGTCACCGCCCGCGTCACCGGCGCGACCGCCTCCGCGGTCACGCTCACCGCGGAGTTCACCGTGGACCGCGAGCAGTTCGGCATGGGCTGGAACCAGCTGGGCATGATCCGCGGCCTGACCACCGTGACGGCGACGCTCGCCTTCACGCGTACGTCCGCGTAG
- a CDS encoding MarR family winged helix-turn-helix transcriptional regulator codes for METPQEPRRLTDGEKEAWHALAGVLVRLPGALDAQLQRDAGVSHVEYQVMAMLSEAPERTMRMSEVAGYTGTSLSRLSHLVKRLEKSDWVRRTPDPADGRYTLATLTDTGREKVVATAPGHAEAVSRYVFEPLTLAQQRQLRDIGRRIWGTVAPDDHCLPPS; via the coding sequence ATGGAGACCCCGCAGGAGCCTCGCCGGCTGACCGACGGCGAGAAGGAGGCCTGGCACGCGCTGGCCGGCGTGCTGGTCAGGCTGCCGGGCGCGCTCGACGCGCAACTGCAGCGCGACGCCGGGGTCAGCCACGTCGAGTACCAGGTGATGGCGATGCTCTCCGAGGCCCCGGAGCGCACGATGCGGATGAGCGAGGTCGCCGGCTACACGGGCACCTCGCTGTCCCGCCTCTCCCATCTGGTCAAGCGGCTGGAGAAGAGCGACTGGGTGCGCCGTACGCCCGATCCCGCCGACGGCCGCTACACCCTCGCCACTCTCACGGACACGGGCCGGGAGAAGGTCGTCGCGACGGCACCCGGGCACGCGGAGGCCGTGAGCCGCTACGTCTTCGAGCCCCTGACCCTGGCCCAGCAGCGGCAGTTGCGCGACATCGGCCGCCGTATCTGGGGGACCGTCGCACCGGACGACCACTGCCTGCCGCCGAGCTGA
- a CDS encoding RidA family protein translates to MERTAINPVTWSVEMGFNQGEVVSGHTRTLYISGQTAMSEDGKPQHEGDMAAQLALSIGNLEAVLGEAGMSLANLVRLNVYTTDVDLLFQHYGVLAARLGAARVAPTTTMLGVTRLAIPGQLVELEGTAVA, encoded by the coding sequence GTGGAACGAACGGCGATCAACCCGGTGACGTGGTCGGTGGAGATGGGGTTCAACCAGGGCGAGGTCGTCTCCGGGCACACCCGGACCCTGTACATCTCGGGCCAGACCGCGATGAGCGAGGACGGCAAACCCCAGCACGAGGGCGACATGGCGGCGCAGTTGGCGCTGAGCATCGGCAACCTGGAGGCCGTACTCGGCGAGGCAGGCATGTCTCTCGCGAACCTCGTCCGGCTCAACGTCTACACGACCGACGTCGACCTGCTGTTCCAGCACTACGGCGTGCTGGCGGCGCGGTTGGGCGCCGCCCGGGTGGCGCCGACGACCACGATGCTCGGGGTGACACGGCTGGCGATCCCGGGTCAGCTGGTCGAGCTCGAAGGGACCGCCGTCGCGTAG